The following proteins come from a genomic window of Venturia canescens isolate UGA chromosome 4, ASM1945775v1, whole genome shotgun sequence:
- the LOC122408993 gene encoding uncharacterized protein has product MDQFKESTTFVIVRFDEVNADNIPLFELIPRSWIFVSKGELLTWYPCKVSAKTVQKFVAANRDPDTEKWEKYPVMEVKGQARDHAQGIRRLNRVLKTFDPTPSTDNDENDNTLTNVNILSQTDVSEMLNTSSALPNLTGDLDFTVFEDNVVPEKPLPTKTNQKNMDVRILACENPSTNDLLKNIDGLEKRLTQKINSAKNSILYDIEKKITDLKNTLMFANLGREGVNEVTEARETINTPLPITTLENFLQFEEDLKSAEKRIAMKKLLLSLMTGSGSIKDAIPQVMPAIIAKAVQIHYSGCGRKMKNAVAKRNFSATTTFKCLQETLQEKFVNKSEPLSVIPSRVSRWLSGAGDREGGRAQRYTNENAEK; this is encoded by the exons atggatcaattCAAAGAATCAACCACTTTCGTCATCGTTCGGTTTGATGAAGTAAATGCGGACAATATTCCCCTATTCGAGTTAATACCTCGATCTTGGATTTTCGTTTCGAAAGGAGAGTTATTAACCTGGTACCCGTGCAAAGTGTCAGCAAAAACTGTTCAAAAATTCGTAGCAGCGAACCGTGACCCGGACActgaaaaatgggaaaaatatCCCGTTATGGAAGTAAAGGGTCAAGCAC GAGACCACGCGCAAGGGATTCGTCGATTGAATCGAGTGTTAAAGACTTTCGATCCGACTCCGAGCACTGATAACGACGAAAACGACAACACTCTCACCAATGTGAATATATTAAGCCAGACGGACGTTTCAGAAATGCTTAACACGAGCTCAGCTCTTCCAAATCTTACGGGTGATTTggattttacagtttttgAGG ACAATGTGGTTCCTGAAAAGCCACTGCCAACAAAAACCAACCAAAAAAACATGGACGTTCGTATTCTTGCATGTGAAAACCCATCGACTAACG ATTTACTCAAGAACATAGATGGCCTTGAAAAACGCTTGACTCAAAAAATAAACTCCGCTAAAAACAGCATTTTATacgatatcgaaaaaaaaataactgatCTGAAAAATACGTTGATGTTTGCAAATCTTGGGAGAGAGGGGGTGAACGAGGTCACAGAAGCACGTGAAACTATCAATACTCCTCTGCCAATAACGACGTTGGAAAATTTTCTGCAATTTGAAGAAGACTTGAAATCCGCAGAAAAGCGTATTGCTATG AAAAAACTATTGCTGTCATTGATGACCGGGTCCGGCTCAATAAAAGACGCGATTCCTCAAGTAATGCCTGCCATAATCGCGAAAGCCGTTCAAATTCATTATAGCGGGTGTGGACGGAAGATGAAAAACGCTGTGGCTAAACGAAATTTCAGCGCAACTACGACGTTCAAGTGTTTGCAAG AGACTTTACAGGAGAAATTTGTCAATAAATCGGAACCCTTGTCGGTTATTCCATCACGCGTTAGCAGATGGTTATCCGGCGCCGGAGATCGTGAAGGTGGTCGAGCGCAACGATACACCAACGAGAACGcagagaaataa